A region of Sugiyamaella lignohabitans strain CBS 10342 chromosome A, complete sequence DNA encodes the following proteins:
- the HAA1 gene encoding Haa1p (Transcriptional activator involved in adaptation to weak acid stress; activates transcription of TPO2, YRO2, and other genes encoding membrane stress proteins; HAA1 has a paralog, CUP2, that arose from the whole genome duplication; relocalizes from cytoplasm to nucleus upon DNA replication stress; GO_component: GO:0005737 - cytoplasm [Evidence IDA] [PMID 22842922]; GO_component: GO:0005634 - nucleus [Evidence IEA,IEA,IEA]; GO_component: GO:0005634 - nucleus [Evidence IDA] [PMID 11504737]; GO_function: GO:0003677 - DNA binding [Evidence IEA,IEA]; GO_function: GO:0005507 - copper ion binding [Evidence IEA]; GO_function: GO:0046872 - metal ion binding [Evidence IEA]; GO_function: GO:0000981 - sequence-specific DNA binding RNA polymerase II transcription factor activity [Evidence IDA] [PMID 21586585]; GO_function: GO:0003700 - sequence-specific DNA binding transcription factor activity [Evidence IEA]; GO_process: GO:0045944 - positive regulation of transcription from RNA polymerase II promoter [Evidence IDA,IMP] [PMID 11504737]; GO_process: GO:0036003 - positive regulation of transcription from RNA polymerase II promoter in response to stress [Evidence IMP] [PMID 16176797]; GO_process: GO:0036003 - positive regulation of transcription from RNA polymerase II promoter in response to stress [Evidence IMP] [PMID 16980434]; GO_process: GO:0006355 - regulation of transcription, DNA-templated [Evidence IEA,IEA]; GO_process: GO:0001101 - response to acid [Evidence IMP] [PMID 16176797]; GO_process: GO:0001101 - response to acid [Evidence IMP] [PMID 16980434]; GO_process: GO:0006351 - transcription, DNA-templated [Evidence IEA]) codes for MVLIDGVKYACERCIRGHRVSTCNHTDVQLIPIKPKGRPTSQCSHCREARKARALHTKCLCGAGSGAGKSHAHAPTCPCNIDPSQCTCLKNKRARSVSTSSRRSSKGTTPPINDNSTTAAAVAIGIRHNDSHVSLASISSMGSSTSAPPLFVPITDSQLSASSLARSAGHNLPQLTTNYDNSPYYSQSSSYASPSPINSNTASFISLAHPLNLASLTSTGDGSRNRSNSLPKGGNRSESSPVGGLVNDYASSQVDSTENFFERAIASHIPQSDSDAYADDEPWLALTATATITANNYSQPSSGSLSMSPQHTGSANSSVAGSVNGNVSHNMANEIPSGDVSSRFPMSQTILDSVEPSQQKVELDKSIAGYLERTSGVIYSGSDTVGINESSMGKNAAVDVNDAAVKKTNTQLWLDILGTTEPDEGFDWPAVSEASVRSVALPSESGLSSTFDDATPQTNAYLYNSFLPRNYEDGGYVDNVERPPSTEVTAQSHQKATATESITGRSLPDMWNYFAE; via the coding sequence ATGGTTTTGATTGACGGTGTTAAGTATGCTTGTGAAAGGTGTATTCGTGGACACCGTGTATCTACTTGTAACCACACGGATGTGCAACTGATACCTATTAAACCGAAAGGTCGTCCAACAAGTCAATGTTCACACTGCAGGGAAGCTCGAAAAGCAAGGGCCCTGCATACGAAATGTTTATGCGGTGCAGGTAGCGGAGCAGGAAAGTCCCACGCTCATGCTCCTACATGTCCTTGTAACATTGACCCTTCTCAATGCACATGtttaaaaaacaaaagagcAAGGTCAGTATCTACTTCATCGAGACGCAGCTCAAAAGGAACGACGCCGCCTATAAATGATAATAGCACcacggcagcagctgttgcGATAGGTATCCGACACAATGATTCTCATGTTTCACTTGCATCTATCTCATCCATGGGTTCATCTACTTCGGCGCCTCCATTGTTTGTTCCTATAACAGACTCCCAACtgtctgcttcttctttagcTCGTAGTGCGGGCCATAACCTGCCGCAACTGACTACAAATTATGATAACAGCCCTTATTATAGCCAATCATCTTCATATGCATCACCATCTCCCATTAACTCGAACACGGCAAGTTTTATATCATTGGCACATCCTTTAAATCTAGCATCTTTGACGAGTACGGGCGACGgatcaagaaatcgaagCAACAGTCTACCGAAGGGTGGAAACCGCAGCGAGAGTAGTCCTGTTGGTGGTCTCGTCAACGACTATGCCTCAAGTCAAGTCGATAGTACTGAGAATTTCTTTGAAAGGGCTATCGCTTCTCATATCCCACAGAGCGATAGCGACGCTTATGCTGATGACGAGCCCTGGTTGGCTCTGACCGCGACTGCTACCATAACTGCTAACAATTATTCACAGCCATCTTCTGGCTCACTCTCAATGTCTCCTCAGCATACTGGAAGTGCCAATAGCAGTGTTGCAGGCAGTGTTAATGGAAATGTCAGCCATAACATGGCTAATGAAATTCCCTCTGGTGATGTCTCCTCGAGGTTCCCTATGAGCCAGACTATTTTGGACAGCGTTGAACCCTCACAACAAAAAGTAGAGCTTGACAAATCGATAGCTGGCTATTTAGAACGAACTAGCGGTGTTATATACAGCGGATCAGACACCGTCGGAATCAATGAAAGCTCAATGGGAAAAAACGCGGCAGTGGATGTTAACGATGCGGCAGTTAAAAAGACCAACACTCAATTATGGCTAGATATACTGGGAACAACTGAACCTGACGAAGGTTTCGACTGGCCTGCTGTTAGCGAGGCTTCTGTTCGATCGGTAGCTCTTCCCTCTGAGAGTGGTCTATCATCTACCTTCGATGATGCAACACCCCAAACAAATGCATATCTGTACAACTCGTTCCTTCCTCGCAATTATGAAGATGGTGGTTATGTCGATAATGTTGAGCGCCCCCCTTCTACTGAAGTGACGGCACAATCACACCAGAAAGCTACTGCTACCGAATCCATTACTGGTCGGTCACTACCTGATATGTGGAATTATTTCGCTGAGTAA